In one window of Tellurirhabdus rosea DNA:
- a CDS encoding DUF1553 domain-containing protein — MNVKIIAITGVVAVVALTLLSSFGAFESKVDFNTQIKPILNKNCIACHGGVKKVEGFSLLFRHEAVAPTKSGKPALIPGDADASEMIRRLTAEDPDERMPLDAPPLKEEEIDLLRKWVDQGAEWGDHWAYTGPEKPEIPRIGTFWSRLGLTDHPDHAWAKNEIDPFVLDKLRPDGIRPQPETDRRTLIRRVALDLTGLPPTEAMVERFVSDKSPDAYEKAVDSLLASPAYGERWAGSWLDLARYADTKGYERDPGRQIWRYRDWLIRAFNQDKPYDQFITEQLAGDLLPNPTDDQLVATGFHRNTMNNDEGGTQDEEFRIAAVIDRVNTTWDVFQGTTFACVQCHSHPYDPFVHEDYYKYLAFFNNTRDEDVTSDTPTLRFYKNQDSVKVAELKNWVTQHSGNPRQVQEWMHFVRLIEPKINSHDFDEYQNASLLDAKYFGVQHGGSARIRQVDLTGKNRLILAWGTNADNAVVTIRENSPTGRALLTLPVPKTGSAWNDSVMTFPLPDLRGRRNLYLTLDSPKAPKEWVMVKWVAFRPALPGQPADRLGEMDRKLMAVLNASPPSTPVLYESSGELTRKTHVFERGNWMVKGKAVQPDVPKSLPPLPKDYPRNRLGLARWMTSPDHPLTARVAVNRFWEQLFGQGLVETVEDMGTQGVSPTHRELLDYLAVEFATTDAWSVKKLLRRIVLSATYRQRSEATPEGLAHDPTNRWLARGPRVRLAAEQVRDQALAVTGLLSPKMYGPSVMPPQPDGIWQSPYNGETWKPSTGEDRHRRALYTYWKRTAPYPSMVTFDSPSREFCQIRRIRTNTPLQALVTLNDTVYVEVARKLADAMADRAKTPADQIRAGYRTVTFRDLSPRKLAVLLNLYRKTETYYRQHPDDARKLLARADAPPARAALTVTANTLLNLDEVITKE; from the coding sequence AACACCCAGATCAAACCGATTCTCAACAAAAACTGCATTGCCTGTCATGGCGGGGTCAAAAAGGTCGAAGGGTTCTCGCTGCTGTTTCGCCACGAAGCCGTCGCCCCGACCAAGTCCGGCAAACCCGCCCTGATTCCCGGCGACGCCGATGCTTCGGAGATGATCCGCCGCCTGACGGCCGAAGATCCCGACGAACGGATGCCGCTCGACGCCCCGCCGCTGAAAGAAGAAGAAATTGACCTGCTCAGAAAATGGGTCGATCAGGGAGCCGAGTGGGGCGACCACTGGGCCTATACCGGCCCTGAAAAGCCCGAAATACCCCGAATCGGCACGTTCTGGAGCCGCCTGGGTCTGACCGACCACCCGGACCACGCCTGGGCAAAAAACGAAATTGATCCTTTTGTTCTGGATAAACTGCGTCCGGACGGCATACGGCCGCAACCCGAAACCGACCGCCGCACCCTGATCCGCCGCGTGGCCCTCGACCTGACGGGCCTGCCGCCCACCGAAGCGATGGTCGAACGTTTTGTGTCCGACAAAAGTCCCGATGCGTACGAAAAGGCAGTCGATAGCCTGCTGGCCTCCCCGGCTTACGGCGAACGCTGGGCGGGCTCCTGGCTCGATCTGGCCCGTTACGCCGACACCAAAGGCTACGAACGCGACCCCGGCCGGCAGATCTGGCGCTACCGCGACTGGCTGATCCGGGCCTTCAATCAGGATAAGCCGTATGACCAGTTCATCACCGAACAACTCGCAGGCGACCTTTTGCCGAACCCCACCGACGACCAGCTGGTGGCGACCGGCTTTCACCGCAACACCATGAACAACGACGAAGGCGGCACGCAGGACGAGGAGTTTCGCATTGCGGCCGTGATCGACCGGGTCAACACCACCTGGGACGTGTTTCAGGGCACTACGTTCGCCTGTGTGCAGTGCCACAGCCATCCCTACGACCCTTTTGTGCACGAGGATTATTACAAATACCTCGCCTTCTTCAACAACACCCGCGACGAGGACGTAACGAGCGACACGCCCACGCTGCGTTTTTACAAAAATCAGGATTCGGTAAAAGTGGCCGAGCTGAAAAACTGGGTGACCCAACATAGCGGCAACCCGCGTCAGGTGCAGGAATGGATGCATTTTGTCCGGCTGATAGAACCGAAAATCAATTCGCACGACTTCGACGAATACCAGAACGCCTCCCTGCTCGACGCCAAGTACTTCGGCGTGCAGCATGGCGGCTCGGCTCGCATCCGGCAGGTGGACCTGACCGGCAAAAACCGGCTGATTCTCGCCTGGGGCACCAACGCGGACAATGCCGTCGTTACGATCCGCGAAAACAGTCCCACCGGCCGCGCCCTGCTGACGCTCCCGGTGCCCAAAACCGGCAGCGCCTGGAACGACTCGGTCATGACTTTCCCGCTGCCCGACCTGCGGGGACGCCGAAACCTCTACCTCACGCTCGACAGTCCGAAGGCTCCGAAAGAATGGGTCATGGTGAAATGGGTCGCTTTCCGCCCCGCCCTGCCCGGCCAGCCCGCCGACCGCCTCGGCGAGATGGACCGGAAACTGATGGCGGTGCTGAACGCCAGCCCCCCCAGCACGCCGGTCCTGTACGAAAGCAGCGGCGAACTGACCCGGAAAACGCATGTTTTTGAACGGGGCAACTGGATGGTGAAGGGCAAAGCTGTCCAGCCCGACGTCCCGAAATCGCTGCCTCCTCTGCCGAAAGACTACCCGCGTAACCGCCTCGGTCTGGCCCGCTGGATGACCTCACCGGACCACCCGCTGACGGCCCGCGTTGCTGTCAACCGCTTCTGGGAGCAGCTTTTCGGCCAGGGGCTGGTCGAAACGGTGGAAGACATGGGCACGCAGGGCGTTTCGCCGACCCACCGCGAACTGCTGGACTACCTGGCCGTGGAGTTTGCCACGACGGATGCCTGGTCGGTGAAGAAACTGCTGAGGCGCATCGTGCTGTCGGCCACCTACCGGCAGCGCTCCGAAGCCACCCCCGAAGGACTGGCTCACGACCCGACCAACCGCTGGCTGGCCCGCGGGCCGCGCGTCCGGCTGGCGGCCGAACAGGTCCGCGACCAGGCGCTCGCCGTGACGGGTTTGTTAAGCCCCAAAATGTACGGTCCGAGCGTCATGCCGCCCCAGCCCGACGGCATCTGGCAATCGCCCTATAACGGCGAGACCTGGAAGCCCAGCACGGGCGAAGACCGACACCGCCGGGCGCTGTACACCTACTGGAAACGCACGGCTCCGTACCCGTCGATGGTCACTTTCGACAGTCCGAGCCGGGAATTCTGCCAGATTCGCCGCATTCGCACGAACACGCCCCTGCAGGCACTGGTGACGCTCAACGACACGGTCTATGTCGAAGTGGCCCGAAAGCTGGCCGACGCGATGGCCGACAGGGCGAAGACGCCCGCAGACCAGATTCGGGCGGGCTACCGGACGGTCACGTTCCGTGACCTTTCGCCCAGAAAACTGGCCGTTCTGCTGAACCTGTACCGAAAAACCGAAACGTATTACCGGCAGCACCCGGACGATGCCCGAAAGCTGCTCGCCCGGGCCGACGCTCCGCCCGCGCGGGCCGCCCTGACCGTGACGGCCAATACGCTCCTGAACCTGGACGAAGTGATTACGAAGGAGTAA